Proteins from one Halopseudomonas pelagia genomic window:
- the zipA gene encoding cell division protein ZipA has protein sequence MDFGLREWLIIIGLLVIAGILFDGWRRMGGRSKIRFKLDRSVKDLPDPEEGNDLLGPPRIVGRHERQERFEREEPSFDEDDFDPDPALQMPAEKRQPEQVGLDLEEPVPVLLDPLAASGVTGKPSKPVKSREPKAPIQPKEPEPAKEAAPVEEVLVINVIARDEDGFAGSALLQSILESGLRHGEMNIFHRHESMSGNGDVLFSMANALKPGVFDLDEMDHTRVRAVSFFMGLPGPRHPKQALDLMIAAARKLAHELGGDLKDDQRSVLTAQTIEHYRLRIAEFERKHYGMRR, from the coding sequence ATGGATTTCGGTTTGCGTGAGTGGCTCATCATTATCGGCCTACTGGTAATCGCCGGCATTCTATTCGACGGCTGGCGGCGTATGGGCGGTCGGTCGAAAATCCGCTTCAAGCTGGATCGCAGCGTCAAAGACCTGCCCGATCCCGAAGAAGGCAATGACCTGCTGGGGCCGCCCCGCATAGTGGGGCGGCACGAACGCCAGGAGCGTTTCGAACGTGAGGAGCCGTCTTTTGATGAAGATGATTTCGATCCGGATCCGGCGTTGCAGATGCCTGCGGAAAAACGCCAGCCAGAACAGGTAGGCCTGGATCTGGAAGAGCCTGTGCCGGTGCTGCTTGATCCTCTGGCCGCCAGCGGCGTTACCGGCAAACCGTCCAAGCCGGTGAAGTCACGCGAACCCAAAGCGCCGATTCAGCCGAAAGAGCCAGAACCCGCCAAGGAAGCAGCGCCGGTTGAAGAAGTGCTGGTGATCAATGTCATCGCCCGAGACGAAGACGGCTTTGCCGGCTCGGCGCTACTGCAAAGCATCCTTGAAAGCGGCTTGCGTCACGGTGAAATGAATATCTTCCATCGCCATGAAAGCATGAGCGGCAATGGCGATGTGCTGTTCTCCATGGCCAACGCGCTGAAGCCGGGTGTGTTTGATCTGGACGAGATGGATCACACCCGCGTGCGCGCCGTCAGCTTCTTCATGGGCTTGCCCGGTCCGCGGCATCCCAAGCAGGCGCTGGATCTGATGATTGCCGCGGCGCGTAAGCTGGCTCACGAGCTGGGCGGCGATCTGAAGGACGATCAACGCAGCGTTCTCACCGCCCAGACCATTGAGCACTACCGCCTGCGTATTGCCGAATTCGAGCGCAAGCACTACGGCATGCGCCGCTGA
- the smc gene encoding chromosome segregation protein SMC yields the protein MRLKCIKLAGFKSFVDPTTVFFPTNMGAVVGPNGCGKSNIIDAVRWVMGESSAKNLRGESMTDVIFNGSNSRKPVSQASIELIFDNSDGTLKGEYAGYNEISIRRKVTREAQNQYYLNGTKCRRRDITDIFLGTGLGPRSYSIIEQGMISKLIEAKPDELRLFIEEAAGISKYKERRRETENRIRRTHENLARLTDLREELERQLAHLQRQAQSAEKYKEFKAEERQLKAQLQALRWRAMDAQTVEREHRVRELEIGMEALIAEQRNADSEVEKQRDQHADLTESFNQAQARYYSVGADISRIEQVLQFNRDRQRQLYDDMEQTEQAWQEAQSHLSQDQALLADLQSELAEIEPELEMASAADEDTSGALQTAEEAMQSWQSAWDQFNQQAAAPRQQAEVEQSRIRHLEQAIERLSERIQRLEDERSGLTSGPLDDELAELGEQLAELELRSESEQQQLEELSEGLQQERETLNALHQERDIRRGEIQRSSGRLASLEALQQAALDHGQGVQQWLQEQGLQGLPHLAEQLQVEAGWERAVETVLGDDLQAVSLDNLDSLAETLGAFDQGSLRLLDTRPSTNTAMENAPASLFDKVRCPVDLRAWLGAVRTADSLEQALGMRGELAAHESVITLEGYWLGPNWLRYQRGEANEAGVLARQQEIDTLEARTAEQEAALEEDNKRVDALRERIRQLEQQRDGLQQGLASQSREQGDLKAQWSARQVRLEQVNARRQRITDDLEDIKAQRSDEQEQIGEARMTLQAALDHMAADAGQREELLRQRDQVREGLDHARQHARQHKDKAHQLALRVQSLRAQQDSTSQGLERLTAQAERLGERREQLKMTIEESQAPEEDQRMELEGLLEQRIQAEKDLSQARQALEAVDQQMREQDRRRAQAEQQAQLLRGQLDEQRLLARDLQTRRQGLQEQLLESGYDLKAVLELLPENATEADWEQQLGQLDARIQRLGAINLAAIDEYQQQSERKRYLDAQNADLEEALSTLEQVIRKIDKETRSRFKETFDKINHGLQALFPKVFGGGHAYLELTGDDLLDTGVTIMARPPGKKNSTIHLLSGGEKALTAIALVFSIFQLNPSPFCMLDEVDAPLDDANVGRYARIVKEMSKRVQFIYITHNKIAMEMADQLLGVTMHEPGCSRLVTVDVEEAAALAAV from the coding sequence ATGCGATTGAAATGCATCAAATTGGCGGGGTTCAAGTCCTTTGTGGACCCCACTACGGTGTTCTTTCCGACCAACATGGGCGCAGTAGTCGGCCCGAATGGTTGTGGGAAGTCGAACATCATTGATGCAGTGCGTTGGGTCATGGGTGAGAGTTCGGCGAAGAATCTGCGTGGTGAGTCGATGACCGATGTCATCTTCAATGGCTCAAACTCGCGTAAGCCGGTGAGTCAGGCATCCATCGAGCTGATCTTCGACAATAGCGACGGTACCCTCAAGGGCGAGTATGCCGGCTATAACGAAATCTCCATCCGCCGCAAGGTCACCCGCGAAGCGCAGAATCAGTACTACCTGAACGGCACCAAGTGCCGGCGCCGGGATATTACCGATATTTTCCTGGGTACCGGTCTGGGCCCGCGCAGCTACTCGATTATCGAACAGGGCATGATCTCCAAACTGATCGAGGCCAAGCCCGATGAGTTGCGGCTGTTTATCGAGGAAGCCGCCGGCATCTCCAAATACAAGGAGCGCCGTCGCGAAACCGAAAATCGTATTCGCCGTACCCACGAGAACCTGGCGCGCCTGACCGATTTGCGTGAAGAGCTGGAGCGCCAATTGGCGCACCTGCAGCGCCAGGCCCAGTCCGCGGAGAAGTACAAGGAATTCAAAGCCGAAGAGCGTCAGCTCAAGGCCCAGCTGCAGGCGCTGCGCTGGCGCGCGATGGACGCCCAGACGGTGGAGCGTGAGCATCGCGTGCGCGAGCTGGAGATCGGCATGGAAGCACTGATCGCCGAGCAGCGCAATGCCGACAGCGAAGTGGAAAAGCAGCGCGACCAGCATGCCGATCTGACCGAATCCTTCAACCAGGCGCAGGCGCGCTATTACAGTGTTGGCGCGGATATCAGCCGTATCGAGCAGGTGCTGCAATTCAACCGTGATCGCCAGCGTCAGCTGTATGACGACATGGAGCAGACCGAGCAGGCCTGGCAGGAAGCGCAAAGCCATCTGAGTCAGGATCAGGCCCTGCTCGCTGACCTGCAGAGCGAACTGGCCGAAATCGAACCTGAGCTGGAAATGGCCAGCGCCGCGGACGAAGACACCAGCGGTGCATTGCAGACCGCCGAAGAGGCCATGCAAAGTTGGCAGTCGGCCTGGGATCAGTTCAATCAGCAGGCTGCAGCTCCACGGCAACAGGCGGAAGTTGAACAGTCGCGTATTCGCCACCTTGAACAGGCCATCGAGCGTCTCAGCGAGCGCATTCAGCGGCTTGAGGATGAGCGCAGCGGCCTGACTTCCGGGCCGCTGGACGACGAACTGGCCGAGCTCGGCGAGCAACTGGCCGAACTTGAACTGCGTAGCGAGAGCGAGCAACAACAACTGGAGGAGTTATCCGAGGGGCTTCAGCAAGAGCGCGAAACCCTTAACGCGCTGCACCAGGAACGGGATATCCGCCGTGGCGAAATCCAGCGCAGCAGCGGTCGGCTGGCATCCCTGGAGGCGCTGCAGCAGGCGGCACTTGATCACGGCCAGGGTGTGCAGCAATGGCTGCAGGAACAGGGCTTGCAGGGCCTGCCACACCTGGCGGAGCAGTTGCAGGTCGAGGCTGGTTGGGAGCGCGCGGTGGAGACGGTGCTCGGTGATGATCTACAAGCAGTGAGTCTGGACAATCTCGACAGTCTTGCCGAAACCCTGGGTGCTTTTGATCAAGGCAGTTTGCGCTTGCTGGATACTCGCCCGAGCACCAACACTGCTATGGAGAATGCGCCGGCCAGCCTGTTTGACAAGGTGCGCTGCCCGGTCGACCTGCGCGCCTGGCTGGGCGCAGTACGCACCGCCGATAGCCTCGAGCAGGCGCTGGGCATGCGTGGTGAGCTGGCCGCGCATGAATCGGTGATTACCCTTGAGGGCTACTGGCTGGGGCCGAACTGGTTGCGTTACCAGCGTGGTGAAGCCAACGAAGCGGGTGTGCTCGCGCGTCAGCAGGAAATCGACACTCTGGAAGCGCGTACTGCCGAGCAGGAAGCTGCGCTGGAAGAGGACAACAAACGCGTTGACGCCTTGCGCGAACGTATTCGTCAGCTTGAACAACAACGCGACGGCCTGCAGCAGGGGCTCGCCAGTCAGAGCCGCGAGCAGGGCGATCTCAAAGCCCAGTGGTCGGCCCGCCAGGTACGCCTGGAGCAGGTCAACGCGCGGCGCCAGCGGATTACCGACGACCTTGAAGACATCAAGGCGCAGCGCAGTGACGAGCAGGAGCAGATCGGCGAAGCACGGATGACCTTGCAGGCGGCGCTGGATCATATGGCCGCCGATGCCGGTCAGCGTGAAGAGCTGCTGCGCCAACGTGATCAGGTTCGCGAGGGATTGGACCATGCGCGCCAGCACGCCCGGCAACACAAGGACAAGGCGCATCAACTGGCATTGCGCGTGCAATCCCTGCGCGCTCAGCAAGATTCGACCAGTCAGGGCCTTGAGCGTCTGACTGCGCAAGCCGAACGCCTGGGCGAGCGCCGTGAACAGCTGAAGATGACCATTGAGGAAAGCCAGGCTCCTGAAGAGGACCAGCGCATGGAGCTGGAGGGGTTGCTCGAGCAGCGCATCCAGGCGGAAAAGGATCTGAGTCAGGCGCGGCAAGCGCTGGAAGCAGTCGATCAGCAGATGCGCGAACAGGATCGGCGCCGCGCACAGGCCGAACAACAGGCTCAACTGTTGCGTGGGCAACTGGACGAGCAGCGGCTGCTTGCCCGTGATCTGCAGACCCGGCGCCAGGGGCTGCAGGAACAGTTGCTTGAATCAGGCTACGATCTTAAAGCGGTACTTGAATTGCTACCTGAGAATGCGACGGAAGCCGACTGGGAGCAGCAGCTAGGCCAATTGGATGCGCGCATCCAGCGCCTGGGTGCAATCAACCTGGCGGCAATCGACGAATATCAGCAGCAGTCCGAGCGTAAACGCTACCTGGATGCGCAGAATGCCGATCTGGAAGAGGCGCTCAGCACGCTGGAGCAGGTGATCCGCAAGATCGACAAGGAGACCCGCAGCCGCTTCAAGGAAACTTTCGACAAGATCAATCATGGATTGCAGGCGCTGTTTCCCAAGGTGTTCGGCGGCGGGCATGCCTATCTGGAACTGACCGGCGACGATCTGCTGGACACCGGCGTGACTATCATGGCCCGGCCACCGGGCAAAAAGAACAGCACCATCCATTTGCTGTCGGGTGGGGAAAAGGCCCTGACGGCCATTGCTCTGGTGTTTTCCATCTTCCAGCTCAACCCGTCGCCGTTCTGCATGCTTGATGAGGTAGACGCGCCGCTGGACGACGCCAACGTGGGGCGTTATGCACGGATTGTTAAAGAGATGTCGAAGCGAGTGCAATTCATTTACATTACGCATAACAAGATCGCGATGGAAATGGCCGACCAATTGCTCGGCGTGACTATGCATGAACCTGGTTGCTCCAGGCTGGTCACAGTAGACGTGGAAGAGGCTGCAGCGCTGGCAGCAGTGTAA
- a CDS encoding MFS transporter, whose protein sequence is MPLPADMDQLYSSLMEEEDTRVCKDIPESACSNVPQNFFRQVAATTLTSLGDTLTNPKTTLAWLMGIVGAPVALVAWLVPIRESGSMLPQLFIAAYVRQMQKRKRVWIVGSLIQAAALLAMGAAAWLSTGLLAGLLILGCLVVFSLARGLCSVASKDVIGKTVPKTRRGRLNGLASSLSGWLALAFGIYCMIWPPADDNTLFYAALLVISALLWVAASLIYTVIDEAPGATEGGDNAVRQALSKISLLRDDAPFRRFVITRALLLCSALSAPYYVLLGQELNSSLSMLGAFLVANGLASSLSAMFWGRMADKSSKQVLIRAAFLASLLGPAVVAVHLWVELPQMIHAWLFPVAFFVLGIAHAGVRVGRKTYVLDMAGGNKRTDYVAVGNSIIGLLLLFTGLFGLLSSLIGAAGMLVLLSAIGLAGALLSFTLNDVQS, encoded by the coding sequence ATGCCCTTGCCCGCGGATATGGATCAGCTCTACAGCAGCCTGATGGAAGAAGAGGATACCCGCGTTTGCAAGGATATCCCCGAGAGTGCCTGCAGCAACGTCCCACAGAACTTTTTCCGTCAGGTCGCGGCCACTACCCTGACCAGCCTGGGCGATACTCTTACCAATCCGAAGACTACCTTGGCCTGGTTGATGGGCATTGTCGGCGCACCCGTGGCGCTGGTGGCCTGGCTGGTACCGATCCGCGAATCGGGCTCCATGCTGCCACAGTTATTCATAGCTGCTTATGTCAGGCAGATGCAAAAGCGCAAGAGGGTATGGATCGTCGGCAGCCTGATACAGGCCGCCGCCCTGCTGGCGATGGGCGCTGCCGCATGGCTCAGCACCGGCTTGCTGGCCGGGTTGCTGATCCTCGGCTGTCTGGTGGTGTTCAGCCTGGCGCGTGGCTTGTGTTCGGTGGCGAGCAAGGATGTGATTGGCAAAACCGTGCCCAAGACCCGCCGCGGTCGCTTGAATGGCCTGGCCAGCAGCCTGTCGGGTTGGCTGGCCCTGGCGTTCGGCATCTATTGCATGATCTGGCCGCCAGCCGACGACAACACGCTATTCTACGCTGCCTTGCTGGTCATTTCGGCGTTGCTCTGGGTTGCGGCCAGCCTGATCTATACAGTGATAGACGAAGCGCCAGGTGCCACAGAGGGCGGTGACAACGCCGTGCGCCAGGCCTTGAGCAAGATCAGCCTGCTGCGCGATGACGCGCCGTTCCGGCGTTTTGTGATTACCCGTGCGCTGTTGCTCTGTTCTGCGCTGTCCGCGCCCTATTACGTGCTGCTCGGGCAGGAACTGAACAGCAGTCTGAGCATGCTCGGCGCCTTTCTGGTCGCCAATGGCCTGGCCAGTAGCCTGAGCGCCATGTTCTGGGGACGCATGGCTGACAAATCGAGCAAGCAAGTGCTGATCCGCGCGGCCTTCCTTGCCAGCCTGCTTGGTCCGGCAGTGGTCGCGGTGCACCTGTGGGTCGAGCTGCCGCAGATGATTCACGCCTGGCTATTCCCGGTCGCTTTCTTCGTTCTGGGAATTGCCCATGCCGGCGTGCGCGTCGGCCGCAAGACCTACGTTCTGGACATGGCCGGTGGCAATAAACGCACCGACTATGTCGCCGTCGGCAACAGCATCATCGGCTTGCTGTTACTCTTTACCGGTCTGTTTGGCCTGCTTAGCTCGCTGATTGGCGCGGCCGGGATGCTGGTGTTGTTATCCGCCATCGGTCTGGCCGGTGCCTTGCTATCCTTTACCCTTAACGACGTTCAATCCTGA
- a CDS encoding SLC13 family permease, giving the protein MSIDASSDAPQGLPASRIIGLILGTLFLLATLVFPAPGGMSNEAWLALGMMLLMATWWSTEAIAIPATALLPIVLIPALGLGSVASATTPYANPIIFLFMGGFVLGLAMQRWNLHKRIALMTLLAVGSQPRRQIAGFMIATAFLSMWVSNTATTIMMLPIGLSVISMMGTANPEAVRRFATALLLAIAYAASVGGIATLIGTPPNALLAAYLAENQGIEIGFAQWMLIGVPVSASMLVAIWFWLARKDFGLGEQSEHSAQGLREQLHALGPMSLGEKLVGIVFVATAMAWIFQPLLSANLIPWLNDTVIAIAAAIIMFLIPVRARDRVFLMDWETAKEMPWGVLLLFGGGLALAGAISSSGLATWIAESLGVLDMLSALLMIGLVVTVIIFLTEVTSNTATAAAFLPLLGALAMSQDVSPIFFTVPAAIAASCAFMMPVATPPNAIVFGSGHMHISDMIKAGFALNLIGIVLVTFAGYALVGWVFGV; this is encoded by the coding sequence ATGTCTATCGATGCATCCTCCGATGCCCCTCAGGGTCTACCAGCCAGCCGTATCATCGGCCTGATCCTCGGCACCCTGTTCCTTCTGGCCACCCTGGTATTTCCCGCTCCGGGTGGTATGTCCAACGAAGCCTGGCTGGCCCTGGGCATGATGCTGTTGATGGCAACCTGGTGGTCCACCGAGGCCATCGCCATTCCCGCTACCGCGTTGCTGCCCATCGTGCTGATTCCAGCGCTCGGCCTGGGCTCGGTCGCCAGCGCGACCACGCCCTATGCCAACCCGATCATTTTTCTGTTTATGGGCGGTTTTGTACTCGGCCTGGCCATGCAGCGCTGGAACCTGCATAAGCGCATTGCGCTGATGACCTTGCTCGCGGTGGGCAGCCAGCCCCGTCGGCAGATTGCCGGATTCATGATTGCCACCGCGTTTTTGAGCATGTGGGTGAGCAATACCGCGACGACCATCATGATGCTGCCGATTGGTCTGTCGGTGATCAGCATGATGGGCACCGCCAACCCGGAAGCCGTGCGGCGTTTTGCCACCGCACTGCTACTGGCGATTGCCTATGCCGCGAGCGTGGGCGGCATTGCCACCTTGATTGGTACCCCGCCGAATGCGCTGCTGGCCGCCTATCTGGCGGAAAATCAGGGCATTGAGATCGGTTTTGCCCAGTGGATGCTGATCGGCGTGCCGGTATCCGCTTCCATGCTGGTAGCTATCTGGTTCTGGCTGGCGCGCAAGGACTTCGGGCTTGGCGAGCAGTCCGAGCATAGCGCGCAAGGCCTGCGTGAGCAGTTGCATGCGCTGGGCCCCATGAGCCTGGGCGAGAAGCTGGTGGGCATAGTATTCGTTGCCACGGCCATGGCCTGGATATTCCAACCCCTGCTGTCGGCCAACCTGATTCCCTGGCTGAACGATACGGTGATTGCGATTGCCGCCGCTATCATCATGTTTCTGATACCCGTACGGGCACGAGACCGGGTGTTTCTAATGGACTGGGAGACGGCCAAGGAAATGCCCTGGGGCGTACTGCTGTTGTTCGGTGGTGGCCTGGCGCTGGCGGGTGCGATCAGCAGCTCCGGCCTGGCAACCTGGATTGCCGAAAGTCTGGGTGTGCTGGATATGCTCTCGGCACTGTTGATGATCGGGCTGGTGGTTACGGTGATTATCTTCCTCACCGAGGTTACCAGTAACACCGCGACGGCTGCCGCTTTCCTGCCGCTGCTTGGCGCCCTGGCCATGTCCCAGGACGTGTCGCCGATCTTCTTCACCGTGCCCGCCGCAATAGCCGCCAGTTGCGCCTTCATGATGCCGGTTGCCACGCCGCCGAACGCGATTGTGTTTGGCAGCGGGCATATGCATATCAGTGACATGATCAAGGCAGGGTTTGCGTTAAACCTGATCGGCATAGTGCTGGTGACTTTTGCCGGCTACGCGCTGGTGGGCTGGGTATTCGGGGTCTAG
- the ccmI gene encoding c-type cytochrome biogenesis protein CcmI yields MTDFWLLSVVLLVVAVLAVIWPLWKHRQYKRVDRTALNVALYQERMSELDAQVAAGDLTVAERDSALEEASRLLLEDTARDESAERPRRRGGPWLLIVSAGLLPVIVVGLYFAWGNPAGLSLYREMQTSPQPESLEAMIDRMQRITEVQPENGEAWYMLGRAYLSAQQPDLAVDAFGQSLERLGERPEVLAQLAQARYFAAGNELDSAAVAALDKALELEPNEPTALGLLGIAAFESADYPGAIEYWQRLLTGMRPGSDGALAIQGGIDRARQRITAAGGELPAQAEQKAGEVITLRLELSAEVAAQADPDAVVFVFARDPAGPPMPLVARRFSVADLPVDVVLSSADAMLPDVELSQGQILQLTARLSPTGDALQGTHQGQVDEVTVGNQQAVLLTIDQALKPAP; encoded by the coding sequence ATGACTGATTTTTGGCTATTGAGTGTGGTGTTGCTGGTAGTGGCTGTACTGGCGGTCATCTGGCCGCTGTGGAAACATCGTCAATACAAGCGGGTCGACCGTACTGCGCTGAACGTCGCGCTCTATCAGGAGCGCATGTCTGAACTCGACGCACAGGTGGCCGCCGGTGATCTCACGGTGGCGGAACGCGATTCGGCCCTGGAAGAAGCCAGTCGCCTGCTGCTTGAGGACACGGCGCGGGATGAGAGCGCCGAGCGCCCCAGGCGTCGTGGCGGCCCTTGGCTGCTGATCGTCTCCGCTGGTCTGCTACCGGTTATCGTGGTCGGTTTGTACTTCGCCTGGGGTAACCCTGCAGGCCTGAGCCTCTATCGGGAAATGCAAACCAGCCCGCAGCCGGAGAGTCTGGAAGCGATGATTGATCGCATGCAACGTATTACCGAGGTGCAGCCGGAAAATGGCGAGGCCTGGTATATGCTCGGTAGGGCGTATCTCTCTGCGCAGCAACCGGATCTGGCAGTGGACGCCTTCGGCCAAAGCCTGGAACGTCTTGGCGAGCGCCCGGAGGTACTGGCACAGCTAGCCCAGGCACGCTATTTCGCCGCCGGTAACGAGCTGGACAGCGCTGCGGTAGCGGCTCTGGACAAGGCGTTGGAACTGGAGCCCAACGAGCCCACGGCATTGGGTTTGCTCGGCATAGCTGCTTTTGAAAGTGCCGACTACCCAGGCGCCATCGAATACTGGCAGCGGCTGTTGACCGGCATGCGTCCGGGTAGCGACGGAGCGCTGGCCATCCAGGGCGGTATTGACCGGGCGCGTCAGCGAATCACTGCCGCAGGCGGTGAACTACCGGCACAGGCGGAGCAAAAAGCCGGTGAAGTGATCACGCTGCGCCTTGAGTTGAGCGCAGAGGTAGCTGCGCAGGCCGACCCTGATGCGGTCGTGTTCGTGTTCGCCCGTGACCCTGCCGGCCCACCGATGCCGCTGGTAGCGCGGCGTTTTAGCGTGGCGGATCTGCCGGTGGATGTGGTGCTCAGCAGTGCTGATGCAATGCTGCCTGACGTTGAACTCAGCCAGGGGCAGATATTGCAATTGACTGCGCGCCTGTCGCCGACCGGCGACGCGCTGCAGGGTACGCATCAGGGGCAGGTAGATGAGGTTACCGTAGGTAACCAGCAGGCAGTGCTGCTGACGATTGATCAAGCCCTGAAGCCGGCTCCCTGA
- a CDS encoding cytochrome c-type biogenesis protein CcmH translates to MIRRLFLLMAMLAFVPAGLAAIDTYEFDTEEQRARFYQLSGELRCPKCQNQNIADSNSPIANDLRREIFRMLDEGQSNDQIVEFMVMRYGDFVRYKPALTAQTAVLWFAPAVFLLAGFIGLVVMLRRRQRALRSTGDQHLNADEQQRLKSLLEKKSPHD, encoded by the coding sequence ATGATCCGTCGCCTGTTTCTGTTAATGGCCATGCTCGCGTTTGTACCTGCCGGCCTGGCTGCCATTGATACCTATGAGTTCGATACCGAAGAGCAGCGCGCGCGCTTTTATCAATTGAGTGGGGAGCTGCGTTGCCCCAAGTGCCAGAACCAGAATATCGCCGATTCCAATTCGCCTATTGCCAATGACTTGCGTCGCGAGATCTTTCGCATGCTCGATGAAGGCCAGAGCAATGACCAGATCGTCGAATTCATGGTCATGCGTTATGGCGATTTCGTCCGTTACAAGCCGGCGCTGACCGCGCAGACCGCGGTGCTCTGGTTTGCCCCGGCGGTCTTTCTGCTTGCTGGTTTTATCGGCCTGGTGGTCATGTTGCGGCGCCGCCAGCGCGCCCTGCGTAGCACCGGCGATCAGCATCTGAATGCCGATGAGCAGCAACGGTTGAAATCCCTGTTGGAGAAGAAGTCGCCCCATGACTGA
- a CDS encoding DsbE family thiol:disulfide interchange protein, which translates to MKRSLMLLPLAVFLLLLVFLFKGLYLDNEDLPSVLIGKPFPAFQLSSVQEGEPDISMEDLKGQPSLVNVWATWCVACRVEHPVLNKLAEQGVVIHGVNYKDDTESARKWLQDLHNPYQLNISDPEGRLGLDLGVYGAPETFLVDAEGVIRYKFIGVIDERVWQSELAPRYQALVDEAQP; encoded by the coding sequence ATGAAGCGCTCATTGATGCTGTTACCGCTGGCCGTATTCTTACTGCTGCTGGTCTTCCTGTTCAAGGGACTCTACCTGGATAACGAAGACCTGCCATCAGTGCTGATTGGCAAACCTTTCCCTGCCTTTCAGCTGAGTTCGGTGCAGGAAGGTGAGCCGGACATCAGCATGGAAGATCTCAAGGGTCAGCCTTCACTGGTCAATGTCTGGGCGACCTGGTGTGTGGCCTGCCGGGTTGAGCATCCGGTGCTGAACAAGCTGGCTGAACAGGGTGTGGTGATTCACGGCGTCAACTACAAGGATGACACCGAGTCGGCGCGCAAGTGGTTGCAGGATCTGCACAATCCCTACCAGTTGAATATCAGCGATCCCGAAGGGCGTCTGGGGCTGGATCTGGGTGTGTATGGCGCGCCTGAAACTTTCCTGGTGGATGCCGAGGGCGTGATTCGCTATAAATTTATCGGCGTGATTGATGAGCGCGTCTGGCAATCCGAGCTAGCGCCGCGTTATCAGGCTTTGGTCGATGAGGCTCAACCATGA